A section of the Marispirochaeta aestuarii genome encodes:
- the carA gene encoding glutamine-hydrolyzing carbamoyl-phosphate synthase small subunit has product MRSYLILDDGSCFSGFSFGADPPKVDDLPELHEFSKGVGEVVFNTGMTGYHEILTDPSYTGQIVVMTYPHMGNYGTDDSWSENGPEDRLLPRVKAQGFVVREYYDGPVPPGRLSLSEFLKKYGTPGIAGLDTRALTLHLRDSGSRNGIIVRPAAEDSLDDGELKKVKSYLNSFPSMEGRNCIPEVGITEDENIISDGDLKLVAVDCGTKGNILREMKKFGVGIRVLSSGASAEEILELSPQGVLFSNGPGDPATLDGLIGEIKKLVGKVPLFGICLGHQLIASALGARTRKMKFGHHGCNNPVRDELTGRVAVTSQNHGFDVDEESLPGDTRVWFRNANDRTIEGIINDEKRIYTSQFHPEAAPGPHDSLWIFRRFYDEMQRFETETGGEA; this is encoded by the coding sequence GTGCGGTCTTACCTGATACTTGATGACGGTTCCTGTTTTTCCGGTTTTTCCTTCGGTGCCGATCCCCCAAAGGTAGATGATCTGCCGGAATTACATGAGTTTTCCAAAGGTGTTGGAGAAGTGGTCTTCAATACCGGCATGACCGGTTATCATGAAATCCTGACTGATCCCTCCTATACCGGACAGATTGTCGTCATGACCTACCCTCATATGGGTAATTACGGCACCGACGATTCATGGTCGGAGAACGGACCGGAAGACCGGCTTTTACCCCGGGTCAAAGCCCAGGGCTTCGTGGTGAGGGAATACTATGACGGGCCCGTACCGCCCGGGCGTCTGAGCCTCAGTGAATTTCTGAAAAAGTACGGTACCCCGGGAATTGCCGGTCTTGATACGCGGGCTCTGACCCTCCATCTGCGGGATTCAGGCAGCCGGAACGGAATAATAGTACGCCCTGCCGCGGAAGATTCCCTGGACGACGGGGAACTGAAAAAGGTGAAAAGCTATTTGAACTCCTTTCCCTCCATGGAGGGGAGGAATTGTATTCCCGAAGTCGGAATTACGGAAGACGAAAATATAATAAGCGACGGGGACCTGAAGCTGGTTGCCGTCGACTGCGGGACAAAGGGCAACATCCTTCGGGAGATGAAAAAATTCGGCGTGGGAATACGGGTGCTTTCTTCCGGTGCCTCTGCGGAGGAGATACTGGAATTGTCTCCCCAGGGGGTTCTCTTTTCCAACGGTCCCGGAGATCCCGCGACCCTTGATGGTCTTATCGGAGAGATAAAAAAACTCGTCGGAAAGGTACCTCTTTTCGGCATCTGCCTGGGGCATCAGCTCATAGCCAGTGCTCTGGGGGCCAGAACGCGCAAGATGAAGTTCGGCCACCACGGCTGCAACAACCCGGTACGGGACGAGCTTACCGGCCGTGTTGCTGTAACGAGTCAGAACCATGGCTTCGATGTGGACGAAGAGAGTCTGCCCGGGGATACCCGGGTCTGGTTCCGGAACGCCAACGACAGAACAATCGAAGGCATCATCAATGACGAAAAGCGAATCTATACAAGCCAGTTTCATCCGGAAGCGGCGCCGGGACCCCATGATTCCCTGTGGATCTTCCGGCGTTTTTACGACGAGATGCAGCGCTTTGAAACGGAGACAGGAGGAGAAGCTTAA
- a CDS encoding adenine phosphoribosyltransferase, whose product MYKADIAAKLDAVIRRVPNFPKPGVLFYDITSILADPESFRLVIDAMDQRYQKDDFDAVAAIEARGFVFAAPFAVHRGLPLILIRKAGKLPGETISQKISLEYGEDELHVHLTDVPENGRVLLVDDLIATGGTLSGAASLIRKAGGEVSDLFGVVGLPFLNYSDKLQDLEITTLVDYLGE is encoded by the coding sequence ATGTATAAAGCCGATATCGCCGCGAAACTGGATGCGGTTATCCGCCGGGTTCCGAATTTTCCAAAACCCGGGGTTCTTTTTTACGATATTACCAGTATTCTCGCAGATCCGGAATCCTTCAGGCTGGTTATCGATGCCATGGATCAGAGGTATCAGAAGGATGACTTTGACGCTGTAGCGGCCATTGAAGCCAGGGGCTTTGTCTTTGCCGCGCCTTTTGCGGTTCACAGAGGCTTGCCGCTCATTCTGATACGTAAAGCGGGAAAGCTGCCGGGAGAAACGATAAGTCAGAAAATCAGTCTCGAGTACGGAGAAGACGAGCTTCATGTTCACCTGACGGATGTTCCGGAAAACGGCAGGGTCCTGCTGGTGGATGACCTTATAGCAACCGGCGGCACCCTGTCCGGAGCTGCATCCCTCATACGCAAAGCAGGGGGTGAAGTGAGCGACCTGTTCGGTGTAGTGGGGCTCCCTTTTCTGAACTATAGCGATAAGCTTCAGGATCTTGAGATCACCACCCTTGTGGATTACCTGGGCGAATAA
- a CDS encoding tetratricopeptide repeat protein produces MEGLMDGNTRHRSGELKELLSAAYTRTRDGDFAGAELNLEEALRTDFEDEEVISSLKCVHFWKERFDRVDEAANDFEKGDFLLREWKAFLLFLNRVPGAVEECLYALRHCIFGAALAAYRRFAQNNDGNDPELQYRIGLCLKRMGDYQNAAEYLELASARDGENAGYLAELADCYAFLNEVRVSKVFFREAFYIDPQGIDLQSLESLLIRRLIDEVGKKNYPPPVAQEWIPVFGVIYGVFSVKRELRPLELGKLRQGIFSLEKRVLEEPENDILVPRLINRYFWLIDHYVNIRDSRPKIDEVLEKIKALDQQVYELYAN; encoded by the coding sequence ATGGAAGGATTGATGGACGGCAACACACGGCACCGCTCCGGAGAGTTAAAAGAGTTGCTTTCCGCTGCTTATACGCGTACCAGGGATGGAGACTTTGCAGGCGCCGAACTCAACCTGGAAGAGGCCCTGCGAACCGATTTTGAAGATGAGGAGGTTATTTCCTCCCTTAAATGTGTCCATTTCTGGAAAGAACGCTTTGACAGGGTTGACGAAGCGGCAAATGATTTCGAAAAAGGGGATTTTCTTCTACGTGAATGGAAGGCGTTTCTCCTTTTTTTGAACCGCGTGCCCGGAGCTGTGGAAGAGTGCCTGTATGCTCTCCGGCATTGTATTTTTGGCGCAGCCCTGGCTGCATACAGACGATTTGCCCAGAACAACGACGGCAATGACCCCGAGCTGCAGTATCGTATTGGTCTTTGCCTGAAAAGGATGGGGGATTACCAGAACGCAGCAGAATATCTTGAACTCGCATCCGCAAGGGATGGCGAGAATGCCGGATATCTTGCTGAGCTGGCGGATTGTTACGCATTCCTGAACGAAGTAAGGGTATCAAAGGTCTTCTTTAGGGAGGCCTTTTATATTGACCCCCAGGGGATCGACCTGCAGAGTCTCGAATCCCTGCTGATTCGCCGTCTGATAGACGAGGTGGGCAAAAAAAACTACCCGCCGCCGGTAGCACAGGAGTGGATTCCCGTGTTCGGTGTAATCTACGGCGTTTTCTCGGTCAAACGGGAGCTAAGACCCCTGGAGCTCGGAAAGCTGCGGCAGGGTATTTTCTCGCTGGAAAAGCGTGTTCTTGAGGAACCGGAAAACGATATTCTGGTTCCACGACTTATAAACCGTTATTTCTGGCTGATCGATCATTATGTTAATATCAGGGATTCCCGTCCTAAAATAGACGAAGTCCTTGAAAAAATTAAGGCATTAGACCAGCAAGTCTACGAATTATATGCAAACTAG